A genomic segment from Mustela lutreola isolate mMusLut2 chromosome 15, mMusLut2.pri, whole genome shotgun sequence encodes:
- the SLC6A4 gene encoding sodium-dependent serotonin transporter, translating into METTPLNSQKELPTCKDKDDCQENGVLQKGVPVPEDKVESGHISNGYSAVPSPGAADDTQHALPAATTALVAEPHQGERETWGKKMDFLLSVIGYAVDLGNVWRFPYICYQNGGGAFLLPYTIMAIFGGIPLFYMELALGQYHRNGCISIWRKICPIFKGIGYAICIIAFYIASYYNTIMAWALYYLISSFTDQLPWTSCTNSWNTGNCTNYFSGNNVTWTLHSTSPAEEFYTRHVLQIHRSKGLQDLGGISWQLTLCIMGIFAVIYFSIWKGVKMSGKVVWVTATFPYIILSVLLVRGATLPGAWRGVLFYLKPNWQKLLETGVWVDAAAQIFFSLGPGFGVLLAFASYNKFNNNCYQDALVTSVVNCMTSFVSGFVIFTVLGYMAEMRNEDVSEVAKDAGPSLLFITYAEAIANMPASTFFAIIFFLMLITLGLDSTFAGLEGVITAVLDEFPHIWAKRREWFVLGVVITCFFGSLATLTFGGAYVVKLLEEYATGPAVLTVVLIEAVAVYWFYGITQFCSDVKEMLGFSPGWFWRICWVAISPLFLLFIICSFLMSPPQLRLFQYNYPQWSIILGYCIGTSSFICIPTYIAYRLIVTPGTFKERIIKGITPETATEIPYGDIHLNAI; encoded by the exons ATGGAGACCACGCCCTTAAATTCCCAGAAGGAGCTGCCCACGTGTAAGGATAAAGACGATTGTCAGGAAAATGGGGTTCTACAGAAGGGGGTCCCCGTTCCTGAGGACAAGGTGGAGTCTGGCCACATCTCCAATGGGTACTCGGCGGTGCCGAGCCCTGGTGCCGCAGACGACACTCAGCACGCCCTTCCAGCTGCCACCACTGCCCTAGTCGCCGAGCCTCACCAAGGGGAGCGGGAGACCTGGGGCAAGAAGATGGATTTCCTCCTGTCGGTTATTGGCTATGCGGTGGACCTGGGCAACGTCTGGCGCTTTCCCTACATCTGCTACCAGAATGGAGGGG GGGCTTTCCTCCTGCCCTACACGATCATGGCCATTTTCGGGGGGATCCCACTGTTCTACATGGAGCTTGCACTGGGCCAGTACCACCGAAACGGATGCATTTCCATATGGAGGAAAATCTGCCCAATTTTCAAAG GGATCGGCTACGCCATCTGCATCATCGCCTTCTACATCGCCTCCTACTACAACACCATCATGGCCTGGGCGCTCTACTACCTCATCTCCTCCTTCACCGACCAGCTGCCCTGGACCAGCTGCACCAACTCCTGGAACACCGGCAACTGCACCAACTATTTCTCGGGGAACAACGTCACCTGGACGTTGCACTCGACGTCCCCCGCTGAAGAATTTTACAC GCGCCATGTCCTGCAGATCCATCGGTCTAAGGGACTTCAGGACCTGGGGGGCATCAGCTGGCAGCTCACCCTCTGCATCATGGGCATCTTTGCTGTTATCTACTTCAGCATCTGGAAAGGTGTCAAAATGTCTGGCAAG GTGGTATGGGTGACAGCCACCTTCCCTTATATCATCCTTTCTGTCCTGCTGGTAAGGGGGGCCACCCTCCCCGGAGCCTGGAGGGGTGTTCTCTTCTACTTGAAACCCAACTGGCAGAAACTGCTGGAGACGGGG GTGTGGGTCGATGCTGCCGCTCAGATCTTCTTCTCTCTTGGTCCTGGCTTTGGGGTCCTGTTGGCTTTCGCTAGCTACAACAAGTTCAACAACAACTGTTACCA aGACGCCCTGGTGACCAGCGTGGTGAACTGCATGACGAGCTTTGTTTCGGGATTTGTCATCTTCACGGTGCTCGGGTATATGGCCGAGATGCGGAATGAGGATGTGTCCGAGGTGGCCAAAGATGCAG GCCCCAGCCTCCTCTTCATCACGTATGCAGAAGCCATAGCCAACATGCCAGCATCCACTTTCTTTGCCATCATCTTCTTCCTGATGTTAATCACGCTGGGCCTGGACAGCACC TTTGCAGGCTTGGAGGGGGTGATCACAGCTGTGCTTGACGAGTTTCCGCACATCTGGGCCAAGCGCCGGGAGTGGTTTGTGCTTGGTGTCGTCATTACGTGCTTCTTTGGCTCCCTGGCCACCCTGACTTTC GGAGGGGCCTACGTGGTGAAGCTGCTAGAGGAGTACGCCACGGGCCCTGCGGTGCTCACCGTTGTCCTCATAGAGGCTGTGGCTGTGTACTGGTTTTATG GCATCACTCAGTTCTGCAGTGACGTGAAGGAAATGCTCGGCTTCAGCCCTGGGTGGTTTTGGAGGATCTGCTGGGTCGCCATCAGCCCTCTCTTTCTCCTG TTCATCATCTGCAGTTTTTTGATGAGCCCGCCCCAGCTCCGACTTTTCCAGTATAACTACCCTCAGTGGAGTATCATCCTGGGTTACTGCATAGGGACCTCGTCTTTCATCTGCATCCCCACATACATAGCGTACCGGCTGATCGTCACTCCAGGGACATTTAAAGAG CGTATTATTAAAGGTATCACTCCAGAAACAGCGACAGAAATTCCCTATGGGGACATCCACTTGAATGCCATATAA